The following are from one region of the Stanieria sp. NIES-3757 genome:
- a CDS encoding response regulator receiver protein, giving the protein MLRLWLFYNRLEAKLNNGAMATMNSDQTPSIVSIEEFVASKQIRLFQGLKQNGYSGQLIVRDEQQQEWIFYLYWGRIVYVTGGIHPVRRWRRHLAVNFPNLAHQLSEELKYFEESKTKEIEITWDYNLLEFWVETGKANRENALKMIRSIATEVFFDITQASDITYYLNPCEQALSNQIGMIDSEQQIIEAWKNWQVWQGANLGERSPNLAPIIINLEKLQENTSLKTFQVLTRLIDGKHSLRDIAIQKQTDVLLMTRSIAPYLQLKLLDLISISDLTIPLAIPTAKIATKDQLLQNSSSNITFQNNQNISIALVGHNQVVSQLMEEIVTTAGYSFICEHSPMSAIALFLERKPNLIFIDWNIPEINGYELCAQLRQLSCFQNVPIIVFCENVNLMDRVKAKMVGCSELYNQVLEAKSIIDLIKKHLTLATAMNFMS; this is encoded by the coding sequence ATGTTAAGATTGTGGTTATTTTACAATCGACTTGAGGCAAAACTTAACAATGGAGCAATGGCAACAATGAATAGCGATCAAACTCCATCTATAGTTTCAATTGAAGAGTTTGTAGCCTCAAAACAGATTCGATTATTCCAAGGCTTAAAACAAAATGGCTATAGTGGTCAGCTTATTGTTAGAGATGAGCAACAACAAGAATGGATATTTTATCTTTATTGGGGCAGAATTGTTTACGTCACAGGAGGAATACATCCTGTTAGAAGATGGCGCAGACATCTAGCAGTTAATTTTCCTAATTTAGCTCATCAATTGTCTGAAGAATTAAAGTATTTTGAAGAATCAAAAACCAAAGAAATTGAAATTACCTGGGATTATAATCTACTAGAATTTTGGGTGGAAACAGGTAAAGCTAATCGGGAAAATGCTCTAAAAATGATTCGCTCAATCGCTACTGAAGTATTTTTTGATATTACTCAAGCAAGTGACATAACTTATTATTTGAATCCATGCGAACAAGCTCTATCTAACCAAATTGGTATGATTGATTCTGAGCAACAAATTATTGAAGCTTGGAAAAATTGGCAAGTTTGGCAAGGAGCTAATTTGGGAGAACGGTCTCCTAATCTTGCTCCAATTATTATAAACTTAGAAAAGTTACAAGAAAATACTTCACTAAAAACTTTTCAAGTACTAACTCGACTTATAGATGGAAAACATTCTCTAAGAGATATTGCTATCCAAAAACAAACTGATGTTTTGTTGATGACTCGTTCAATTGCTCCTTATCTTCAGTTAAAATTGCTAGATTTAATCTCAATATCAGATTTAACTATTCCTCTTGCTATCCCTACAGCAAAGATTGCTACCAAAGATCAATTGTTGCAGAATTCATCATCAAACATAACTTTTCAAAACAATCAAAATATTTCAATTGCCTTAGTCGGTCACAATCAGGTTGTGTCTCAGCTTATGGAAGAAATTGTTACTACAGCAGGCTATAGTTTTATCTGCGAACATAGTCCGATGAGCGCGATCGCACTTTTTTTAGAGCGTAAACCCAACTTGATTTTTATCGATTGGAACATTCCAGAAATCAATGGCTACGAATTGTGCGCTCAATTGCGTCAATTATCTTGTTTTCAAAATGTACCCATTATTGTTTTTTGTGAGAATGTTAATTTAATGGATCGAGTTAAAGCTAAAATGGTAGGCTGCTCAGAGCTATATAATCAAGTGCTCGAAGCTAAATCAATTATCGATCTGATTAAAAAACATCTTACTCTAGCAACAGCTATGAATTTTATGAGCTAG
- a CDS encoding transcriptional regulator, XRE family, with the protein MSESLYQKNHELLQHLMTQANIVDVEELSRLSGVSIWQLTRLQYGLITKMQLETLLKIAATLQLPLDKLIKTFVEQSNSIDVVTQSEQDLVNLQQEYQKLQQQLKQQQELLYQEFQQESIQVLESWLLQWPTAAVAVHKNPQLLAEKLLPLVKPVEHLLEQWGVEAIASVGEELPYDPIWHELMKGSAQPGEMVKVRYVGYKQRDKLLYRARVSPLE; encoded by the coding sequence ATGAGTGAATCTTTATATCAAAAAAATCATGAGTTACTTCAACATTTAATGACTCAAGCAAATATTGTTGATGTAGAAGAACTAAGCCGTCTTTCTGGGGTTTCTATTTGGCAGTTAACCAGACTTCAATATGGTTTAATCACCAAAATGCAGCTAGAAACGCTTTTAAAAATTGCTGCAACTTTACAACTACCGCTCGATAAATTAATTAAAACTTTTGTTGAGCAATCTAATTCCATTGATGTTGTAACTCAATCGGAACAAGATTTAGTCAACTTACAACAAGAATACCAAAAATTACAACAACAGCTAAAACAGCAGCAAGAGCTTCTTTATCAAGAATTTCAGCAGGAAAGCATCCAAGTTTTAGAATCTTGGCTATTACAATGGCCAACCGCAGCAGTAGCAGTACACAAAAATCCTCAACTATTAGCAGAAAAATTATTACCATTAGTTAAGCCAGTTGAGCATTTATTAGAACAATGGGGAGTTGAAGCGATCGCCTCTGTTGGAGAAGAATTACCTTACGATCCAATCTGGCATGAATTAATGAAAGGTTCTGCTCAACCAGGAGAAATGGTTAAAGTTCGCTATGTTGGTTATAAACAAAGAGATAAATTATTATATCGAGCTAGAGTTAGTCCTCTTGAATAA
- a CDS encoding ParB domain protein nuclease: protein MVKIENIPLKQINRPLPRQTDSNKVEQLMESIALVGLKEPIDVLEVEGKYYGFSGCHRFEAHQRLGKETIKCRVRQAPRSVLQRHLA from the coding sequence ATGGTTAAGATCGAAAATATTCCATTAAAGCAAATCAATCGACCTCTACCAAGACAGACTGATTCCAATAAAGTAGAACAATTAATGGAATCAATTGCCCTAGTTGGTTTAAAAGAACCGATTGATGTTTTAGAAGTAGAAGGAAAATATTACGGTTTTTCTGGTTGTCATCGTTTTGAGGCTCATCAACGTCTAGGCAAAGAAACAATTAAATGTCGAGTTCGTCAAGCGCCTCGTTCGGTTTTACAAAGACATTTAGCCTAA
- the psbJ gene encoding photosystem II reaction center protein J — protein sequence MFAEGRIPLWIVATVAGLGVIAVVGIFFYGAYAGVGSAM from the coding sequence ATGTTTGCAGAAGGAAGAATTCCTTTGTGGATTGTAGCAACCGTGGCAGGTTTAGGTGTAATTGCCGTAGTTGGTATCTTTTTCTATGGTGCTTATGCTGGTGTAGGTTCAGCAATGTAA